One part of the Odontesthes bonariensis isolate fOdoBon6 chromosome 15, fOdoBon6.hap1, whole genome shotgun sequence genome encodes these proteins:
- the LOC142400771 gene encoding regulator of G-protein signaling 21 has protein sequence MPKLLFSKIRFYDIKELMPNMKRPRRIDIVLTRKRRKKDIQCLSEQQINHEVYPPNLSWKADHKLHQSMEKLLTDKKYLAAFHSFLQSEFSQENIEFWLACEDFRSTASADNLRWRAEEIYREFIQPTACREINVDHHVREKIKKSLETPSLSCFDEAQKHVYLLMQRDSCPRFLHSDAYLSLKRKSKTLWYI, from the exons ATGCCTAAACTCTTGTTTTCAAAGATTCGCTTTTATGATATTAAAGAACTGATGCCAAATATGAAACGGCCCAGAAG GATTGATATTGTACTAACTCGGAAGAGGCGAAAGAAGGACATCCAGTGCCTCTCAGAGCAACAAATAAATCATGAAGTATATCCTCCAAACCTGAG TTGGAAAGCTGATCATAAACTTCATCAGTCTATGGAAAAATTGCTGACAGATAAAA AGTACTTAGCAGCGTTCCATTCTttcctgcagtctgagttcagtcAGGAAAACATTGAGTTCTGGCTTGCATGTGAAGACTTTAGGTCTACAGCATCAGCAGACAACCTTCGCTGGAGGGCAGAGGAGATCTACCGGGAGTTCATCCAGCCCACAGCCTGTAGAGAG ATCAATGTAGATCATCACGTTCGGGAGAAAATCAAGAAGTCGTTGGAAACACCAAGTCTTTCCTGCTTTGACGAGGCTCAGAAACATGTTTACCTGCTGATGCAAAGAGACTCCTGCCCGAGATTCCTGCACTCAGATGCATATCTGAGTCTAAAGCGCAAATCAAAGACTCTGTGGTACATTTAA